The Anolis sagrei isolate rAnoSag1 chromosome 6, rAnoSag1.mat, whole genome shotgun sequence genome includes the window ttgcagcagctgaggattattattattattattattattatacattcttaTCATGTTCCCgttccccatcccttccttctttccagcttgtgatcccaccagttctttgttgcaggcagatgttgtttgtggcacaaactccaatgaatcatctgagcaagggtgttgtgcctctgcttggagtctgtctgagcgatcttcttgcagcagctgaggattattattattattattattattattattattattattagtattattatacatTCTTATCATGTTCTCgttccccatcccttccttctttccggcttgtgatcccacccgttctttgtttcaggcagatggtgtttgtggcacaagttccaatgaatcacctgagcaacggtgttgtgcctctgcttggagtctgtctgcgcgatcttcttgcagcagctgaggattattattattattattattattattattattattattattattatacattcttaTCATGTTCCCgttccccatcccttccttctttccagcttgtgatcccaccagttctttgttgcaggcagatgttgtttgtggcacaaactccaatgaatcatctgagcaagggtgttgtgcctctgcttggagtctgtctgagcgatcttcttgcagcagctgaggattattattattattattattattattattattattagtattattatacatTCTTATCATGTTCTCgttccccatcccttccttctttccggcttgtgatcccacccgttctttgtttcaggcagatggtgtttgtggcacaagttccaatgaatcacctgagcaacggtgttgtgcctctgcttggagtctgtctgcgcgatcttcttgcagcagctgaggattattattattattattattattatacattcttaTCATGTTCCCgttccccatcccttccttctttccagcttgtgatcccaccagttctttgttgcaggcagatgttgtttgtggcacaaactccaatgaatcatctgagcaagggtgttgtgcctctgcttggagtctgtctgagcgatcttcttgcagcagctgaggattattattattattattattattattattattagtattattatacatTCTTATCATGTTCTCgttccccatcccttccttctttccggcttgtgatcccacccgttctttgtttcaggcagatggtgtttgtggcacaagttccaatgaatcacctgagcaacggtgttgtgcctctgcttggagtctgtctgcgcgatcttcttgcagcagctgaggattattattattattattattattattattattattattatacattcttaTCATGTTCCCgttccccatcccttccttctttccagcttgtgatcccaccagttctttgttgcaggcagatgttgtttgtggcacaaactccaatgaatcatctgagcaagggtgttgtgcctctgcttggagtctgtctgagcgatcttcttgcagcagctgaggattattattattattattattattattattattagtattattatacatTCTTATCATGTTCTCgttccccatcccttccttctttccggcttgtgatcccacccgttctttgtttcaggcagatggtgtttgtggcacaagttccaatgaatcacctgagcaacggtgttgtgcctctgcttggagtctgtctgcgcgatcttcttgcagcagctgaggattattattattattattattattatacattcttaTCATGTTCCCgttccccatcccttccttctttccagcttgtgatcccaccagttctttgttgcaggcagatgttgtttgtggcacaaactccaatgaatcatctgagcaagtgtgttgtgcctctgcttggagtctgtctgagcgatcttcttgcagcagctgaggattattattattattagtagtagtagtattattatacatTCTTATCATGTTCTCgttccccatcccttccttctttccggcttgtgatcccacccgttctttgtttcaggcagatggtgtttgtgccacaagttccaatgaatcacctgagcaacggtgttgtgcctctgcttggagtctgtctgcgcgatcttctcgcagcagctgaggattattattattattattattattagtagtagtattattatacatTCTTATCGTGTTCTCgttccccatcccttccttctttccggcttgtgatcccacccgttctttgtttcaggcagatggtgtttgtggcacaagttccaatgaatcacctgagcaacggtgttgtgcctctgcttggagtctgtctgcgcgatcttcttgcagcagctgaggattattattattattattattattattattattattatacattcttaTCATGTTCCCgttccccatcccttccttctttccagcttgtgatcccaccagttctttgttgcaggcagatgttgtttgtggcacaaactccaatgaatcatctgagcaagggtgttgtgcctctgcttggagtctgtctgcgcgatcttctcgcagcagctgaggattattattattattattattattattattattattattcattcttaTCGTGTTCTCGTTcctcatcccttccttctttccggcttgtgatcccacccgttctttgtggcaggcagatggtgtttgtggcacaagttccaatgaatcacctgagcaagggtgttgtgcctctgcttggagtctgtctgcgcgatcttcttgcagcagctgaggattattattattattattattattattattattattattatgaatcatctgagcaacggtgttgtgcctctgcttggagtctgtctgtgcgatcttctcgcagcagctgaggattattattattattattattattattattattatacattcttaTCATGTTCTCgttccccatcccttccttctttccggcttgtgatcccacccgttctttgtggcaggcagatggtgtttgtggcacaagttccattggatcatctgagcaacggtgttgtgactctgcttggagtctgtccgtGCGATCTTCTcgcagcagctgaggattattattattattattattattattatacattcttaTCATGTTCTCgttccccatcccttccttctttccggcttgtgatcccacccgttctttgtggcaggcagatggtgtttgtggcacaagttccaatgaatcatctgagcaagggtgttgtgcctctgcttggagtctgtctgcgcaatcttcttgcagcagctgaggatgagattgattgtttcatctgcttccttgcagagtctacacttgggatttggggttattattattattgttattatacattCTTATGGTGTTCTcgttctccatcctttccttctttccggcttgtgatcccacccgttctttgtttcaggaagatggtgtttgtggtacaagttccactggatcacctgagcaacggtgttgtgcctctgcttgaagtctgtctgcgcgatcttcttgctgcagctgaggattattattattattattattattattattattaattcattcaTTCTTATCGTGTTCTCgttccccatcccttccttctttccggcttgtgatcccacccgttctttgtggcaggcagatgttgtttgtggcacaagctccaatgaatcacctgagcaacggtgttgtgcctctgcttggagtctgtctgtgcgatcttcttgcagcagctgaggattattattattattattattattatacattcttatcgtgttctccttccttctttcctggcaGGTTCATGGACTCTCTGGGCGCGGCCTTTGGCCTGATCTCCCGGGAGACGCGGAGCAAGATCTCGGTCCTGGAGCAGCACCGCAAGGGCCGGCACGGGCCGCACTACCGCTCTTTGCAGTCCATGGTGGCCTATGAGCTGGGCAAGGGCCTGGTGGACTTTGGCCATTCCCAGCCGCCGCCTGCTGCCCGCTTGCCCTCCGGCTGCCGGACGCTGCTGCGCCTCCACCGAGCCCTGAAGTGGCTGGAGCTCTTCCTGCACAAACTGGGGGGCaatggcgaggaggaggaggagggtgaggAGGGGTCCCCGGAGGCCTCCCAGATGTGTGCCGAGGCTTACCAGGCGGCCCTGGCCCCCTTCCACAGCTGGTGGGTGAGGCAAGCGGCCGCCTTGGCCTTCCTGGCCATGCCCTCCCGCCAGGAGTTGCTGCGCAACATCTGTGCCAATGAGGGTCAGCGCCAGGCCAAAGGGGTCCTCCGGGCCACCGTCCGCAGCATCGCCCACGTCTACAACGCCACCCAGCAAGTCTACGCCCGACAAGGGATGCTGGACCTGCCCTGAACACACGCCGTTTGCAAACCTTGGCATGGTCATTTGACCAGAGGGATAGCCACACTCTGGAGTAGGCCTGGGTCAGGtttggctctccctccaggtgttttgggttccaactcccatgatccccaAGACCCCaccggctgttgggaatggtgggagttgcagtccaaaacacccggagggagggctGAATTTGGGTCAGGTCTGCTCTAGAATGATAGCAATAATaatgagatggagaaggaggagaaagaggaggagaaggaaagagggcagcagaagggaaggggaaggaggagaaagtaaggagaaaaggaaggggaaggggaagggaaggagaagaaatgaagaggaaaggaacgagaagggaagagaaggaagaaggaggggaagaggaagaagaaaagaagaagtgaaagagaaggaaagaagaaggaaagaaggaagaagggaaaggaaggagaaagaggagggaagaaaaggagaagtgaAAGAGAAGatgaggagaagggaagaagaagaagggaggggaaggagaaagggaaggagaagaaaaggagaagtgaAATagatgaaaagaaggagaagaggaagaggagaaacggaggggaaggggaaggagaagagaagaaaaagagaagtgaaatagatgaaaagaagaaggaaagagaaggcaaggggaagaagggaaggaagaggagaaggggagaagaagaagaaggaaaagaaaggagaaagagaagggaaggagaagggaagaaaaagagaagtgaaaaagaagagaagaagaagagaagaggaggaggaggggaggagaagaagggaggggaaagagaaagggaagaagaagagaagaaaaggagaagttaAATAGattaaaagaaggagaaggaaagagaagacaaggggaagaagaagggacggaagagaagaaggagaagaaaaagagaagtgaaatagatgaaaagaagaaggaaagagaaggcaaggggaagaagggaaggaagaggagaaggggagaagaagaagaaggaaaagaaaggagaaagagaagggaaggagaagggaagaaaaagagaagtgaaaaagaagagaagaagaagagaagaggaggaggaggggaggagaagaagggaggggaaagagaaagggaagaagaagagaagaaaaggagaagttaAATAGattaaaagaaggagaaggaaagagaagacaaggggaagaagaagggacggaagagaaggagaaggagaagaaaaagagaagtgaaatagatgaaaagaagaaggaaagagaaggcaaggggaagaagggaaggaagaggagaaggggagaaggagaagaagggaaagaaaggagaaagagaagggaaggagaagggaagaaaaagagaagtgaaaaagaagaggagaagaagagaagaggaggaggaggagggaaggagaagaagggaggggaaagagaaggggaagaagaagagaagaaaaggagaagttaATTagatgaaaagaaggagaaggaaagagaagacaaggggaagaagaagggaaggaagaggaggagaaggagaagaagggaaaggaaggagaaagagaagggaaggagaagggacaaaaaggagaagtgaaagagaagaaaaggaggagatgaagggaaggagaagggtagggaaggaggagaaggaattgTCCTACTggttgctaggaattgtgggagttgcagtccaaaacacctggagggaaagccgaagttggcccaggcctgctctagaatGAATGGTACAGCTTTAACTGCCGTGTCACAATGCGATGGCATCCTGCGGAGTTCTACCCTTGCAAGGTtttgagccttccctgccaaagaatgcaaaGCTGCCATTCCCAGTATTGCACTGCATGGCGGTttcaactgctttaattctacagtggagatgcactcaTCATCATCTGGCACAATTGGACTGCTCCTGTCCTGCAAGAGAAACCACGGACTTGCTGCAGCCCGGTTCTCTCTTTATTTCTGAAGATCGGAGCAGTGTTGGGCCAATCGCTTTGGAGTTCTCTGTCTGGCTCTAAAGAGAGACTCAAAGAAGTAAACACACTCAGTGCCTCCCTCTCCCAGTCACTGGCTTGGCGTTGTCACATTCGAAGGCTGCTCttgtaagggatcacgggtttagggtgTGGGATCCCTTTTCAAAGAAGtccacagagtccaataggtTCAGGTAAAACACCGTTTATTCCAGCGGATCAGCAAGAGGTGAACAGACAGCACTTCTGCAAGTGCTCCCACAGACTGCCGTGCCCTCCTCTGTTTTTGTAAACTTTTATATGCCCTCaggtaaacaagaatatttttgtcatagaaagtactttgacctttactcttcctgtcccatcaacctcttgatggaaagtacAGACTTTCCATCAATTTTCAcagactttgcgcttaaccacaaaccaacttcctatgtaagctcgcTAATATAGCAACTTttcaaaaagccaaaaccttgaactttgtatgacctctatacTAACATTTCGGTTaaagcttttaattttttaatattccTTAGGCTTATGCCTCCTTCACTCTGTCTCAGGGTGCCGCCACCATTTATGACTTTGTTTATTTCCATCCTGCCTTCCTCCCATTACAAATTACAGACACCCGACCTACACAagactctgaggccccttctacccttccatataaaatccacattatcttctcagaatcggattatatggcagtgtagactcatctaatccagttcaaggcagataatctggattttctgctttggtttacatggcaatgtagaagaggcctcagacaTCAGGAAGTGGGAGGAATCTATGCCTCGGaagagaaatccactcctggGAGAGTTATTATTATCCTGGGGGTAAGGCCCCTCCAATGAAGCTtgatccccaatccttgtttctgcaacaagccaaactttccaaaatccagtgatcacggggacaggaagtgaggtggaaccagttttttaatactgggagccagattttgttcattttcatggtttcctcctttctgttgaaattgtccacatgcttgtggatgtcagccataacagagaagtcagccatagcagagcacctgcggaaccaacctggacacagcaggttatttgagaagacaggaatgctggaccactctcacaaccaccatgtcaggctacacagagaagccattgaaatccacaagaaacgtggacaatttcaacagaaaggaggaaaccatgaaaatgaacacaatctggctaccagtattaaaaaaaacctctaaaattacaacagcacaacaacagagaggaaagaaacaaggacatctaatcacctctcaataaaagattgctccaggcactgccaggcaatcaaatgctaatcaaggtgttcagttgaaacattccagcagacaagagtcctttgtcccaccctggtcattccacagatatataaaccccttttcctagttccaacagacctcacaacctctgaggatgcttgccatagatgcaggcgaaacgtcaggagagaatgcctctacaccatggcgatacagcccgaaaaaacctacaacaacccagtgattccggccatgaaagccttcgacaatacattgattttaaagtggatataagtgattttaatctatataaataaaaatgtaatgtttgtttgtgggattaacataactcaaaaactattgaatgaattgacaccaaatttgaacacaatacacgtatcaagccaacgagtgatcaccactcataaaacactgaaaagcacagcagaagggacttaaaaagccaaaaaaccccaaaaaaatgcattacaatgtatgcacaaaaccatacatacacacacatatgcaaacacacatatatacacatataaacaaaaatatgcacatgcgcacacaaaacacatatacacagactgggccacagcaatgcgtggcaggggacagctagtgttt containing:
- the GLTPD2 gene encoding glycolipid transfer protein domain-containing protein 2 isoform X1; its protein translation is MAGMGAPGHRRPLLLLLPLGVFLLLLSLASLRLPDPPFSACLSGGRPCRWFGGTPAHKEEPEKLLLVPAPTKAPPKVHDAPLKVSNAPSAPPVCTPSPQGSGFRIQDMESAFLASLTPEGEVLIREYLQGWKELIKFMDSLGAAFGLISRETRSKISVLEQHRKGRHGPHYRSLQSMVAYELGKGLVDFGHSQPPPAARLPSGCRTLLRLHRALKWLELFLHKLGGNGEEEEEGEEGSPEASQMCAEAYQAALAPFHSWWVRQAAALAFLAMPSRQELLRNICANEGQRQAKGVLRATVRSIAHVYNATQQVYARQGMLDLP
- the GLTPD2 gene encoding glycolipid transfer protein domain-containing protein 2 isoform X2 produces the protein MAGMGAPGHRRPLLLLLPLGVFLLLLSLASLRLHPPFSACLSGGRPCRWFGGTPAHKEEPEKLLLVPAPTKAPPKVHDAPLKVSNAPSAPPVCTPSPQGSGFRIQDMESAFLASLTPEGEVLIREYLQGWKELIKFMDSLGAAFGLISRETRSKISVLEQHRKGRHGPHYRSLQSMVAYELGKGLVDFGHSQPPPAARLPSGCRTLLRLHRALKWLELFLHKLGGNGEEEEEGEEGSPEASQMCAEAYQAALAPFHSWWVRQAAALAFLAMPSRQELLRNICANEGQRQAKGVLRATVRSIAHVYNATQQVYARQGMLDLP